In Musa acuminata AAA Group cultivar baxijiao chromosome BXJ3-11, Cavendish_Baxijiao_AAA, whole genome shotgun sequence, one DNA window encodes the following:
- the LOC135652632 gene encoding RNA-binding protein 1-like produces MADAYWRYADARHQAAAQAAAQAAVVVPTPQPALKRPRSDYPDMPGGSEMLGYYTHDEERTGYRVIRDTETVEASYDRYLRNGISSYGAGEPVRPVAGGITARPVDDRRVMGVAGMDRSGYGGGRMEPPLPPDASNTLFVEGLPSDCMRREVSHIFRPFVGFQEVRLVTKDSRHPGQDPLVLCFVDFVTPAQAAVALEALQGYKFDENDRESSNLRLQFARFPPRSSGGHRGRR; encoded by the exons ATGGCGGACGCGTACTGGCGGTATGCGGACGCGCGCCACCAAGCGGCGGCGCAGGCGGCGGCGCAGGCGGCGGTTGTCGTGCCCACTCCCCAGCCTGCCCTCAAACGGCCTCGCTCTGACTACCCTG ATATGCCTGGAGGTTCGGAGATGCTTGGTTATTACACTCATGATGAAGAGAGGACTGGATACCGTGTAATTAGGGATACTGAAACAGTTGAAGCTTCCTATGATCGTTACCTACGAAACGGG ATTTCATCTTATGGCGCTGGAGAACCCGTTAGGCCTGTTGCTGGAGGAATTACTGCTCGCCCTGTTGATGATCGGCGAGTAATGGGTGTTGCAGGTATGGATCGGAGTGGATATGGTGGTGGGAGGATGGAACCACCTCTTCCTCCAGATGCCTCAAACACATTATTTGTTGAGGGCCTCCCTTCAGACTGTATGCGCAGAGAGGTCTCTC atATATTTCGTCCTTTTGTTGGGTTCCAGGAAGTCAGGCTTGTGACGAAGGATTCCAGACAT CCTGGGCAAGATCCACTTGTCCTATGCTTCGTTGATTTTGTCACCCCTGCTCAAGCTGCTGTTGCGTTGGAAGCCTTGCAAG GTTATAAATTTGACGAAAATGATCGAGAATCATCAAACTTGAGGCTGCAGTTTGCTCGCTTTCCTCCAAGATCTTCAGGTGGGCATCGTGGAAGACGTTGA
- the LOC103971253 gene encoding uncharacterized protein LOC103971253 has protein sequence MMMSRPVVLVFLLVILIITSQFEWKQQLANEIEASPIISQKQQQISNREEIIKEKIILSQEKNIQRLNELVQSLQLQLLQCRGSNNTINDTGSSFTANGNEIENKHMLED, from the exons ATGATGATGTCGAGGCCCGTGGTTCTTGTTTTTCTACTGGTAATACTTATAATCACATCGCAGTTTGAGTGGAAACAGCAACTTGCGAATGAAATAGAAGCAAGCCCAATCATCTCACAGAAGCAGCAACAGATTTCAAATAGAGAAGAAATCATTAAGGAAAAG ATAATCTTATCACAAGAGAAGAATATTCAACGGCTAAATGAGCTTGTTCAGAGCCTTCAGCTACAGTTGTTGCAATGCCGTGGCAGCAACAACACAATAAATGATACTGGTAGTTCCTTTACAGCCAATGGTAACGAAATCGAGAACAAGCACATGTTGGAGGACTAG